Proteins encoded in a region of the Oscarella lobularis chromosome 5, ooOscLobu1.1, whole genome shotgun sequence genome:
- the LOC136187582 gene encoding beta-1,3-glucosyltransferase-like — MKLCFLAVCSFLAYRSLANDDVDTSTFSAGSGSATYTTTSSIGLDSIVMVVRTQANSVHQKRAEAQKIDWEKQFAVLSKVNPEVFRLHETEAPEGAWTIFPIIEKLSSKYPNAKWYFFCEDQTVIDFEKLLKVLGRYSQHESAFLGRGLIDREPSIIHHYAFYEDIKQSIYYPDFAAGWALNRKLITRLADRLKANPRRTDFSIDVQHELAMFIYDEGKGQRLTNVDEFCAGVDKDSAQGKKCATNFPSSLGDCEKVELDEIFFAVKTTERYHQSRLSVIKRTWGNVKGIIVKYFSNVTDPAIPTEDTGVPNVPTGHCAKSYAILKKAATDPNYKKIKWTLLVDDDTLISVSRLQRLLACYDPNEVVFLGEVYGYGQSAGHGYPYITLGGGMAVSKAGLAAWQQVAEKCRCPAIDTPDDMWIGQCLHQSRHSLTHRPEFHQAKASEYSLGYLARQTPVTFHKLDFVNVDQLYENELRDL, encoded by the exons ATGAAACTTTGTTTCCTTGCTGTCTGCTCGTTTCTTGCCTATCGCTCTCTCGCaaacgatgacgtagacACGAGCACGTTTAGCGCCGGGTCTGGCTCGGCCACGTACACGACAACCTCGAGCATCG GACTCGACAGCATTGTTATGGTCGTGCGAACTCAAGCCAATTCAGTTCACCAAAAACGTGCGGAGGCGCAGAAAATCGATTGGGAGAAACAATTCGCTGTCCTGAGCAAGGTGAACCCGGAAGTTTTTCGACTGCACGAAACCGAGGCGCCGGAAGGAGCctggacaatttttccaatTATTGAAAA ACTATCTTCAAAATATCCCAATGCTAAGTGGTACTTTTTCTGTGAAGATCAAAccgttattgattttgaaaaacTATTGAAAGTTCTTGGCCGATACAGTCAACATGAG AGCGCGTTCCTTGGCCGTGGGCTTATTGACAGAGAGCCAAGCATAATTCATCATTATGCTTTCTATGAAGATATAAAACAGTCGATTTACTATCCTGACTTTGCAGCTGGATGGGCTCTGAACAGGAAATTAATTACAAG attggcAGATAGACTAAAGGCAAATCCACGAAGAACTGATTTCAGCATTGACGTTCAGCACGAG CTTGCCATGTTTATCTACGACGAAGGAAAGGGTCAGAGGCTAACAAACGTTGACGAATTTTGTGCTGGGGTTGATAAGGATTCAGCCCAAGGCAAAAAATGTGCTACGAATTTTCCGTCGTCTCTTGGAGACTGC GAAAAGGTTGAATTAGATGAAATCTTTTTTGCCGTCAAAACAACAGAGCGGTATCATCAAAGCCGCC TGTCGGTTATTAAACGAACGTGGGGAAACGTAAAGGGAATAATCGTAAAATATTTCAGCAATGTCACTGATCCCGCCATACCAACTGAAGATACTGGCGTTCCTAACGTACCAACAG GACATTGCGCCAAGTCTTATGCTATTCTTAAAAAAGCTGCAACGGATCCCAATTATAAAAAGATAAAGTGGACCCTGCTGGTTGATGACGACACGCTGATTAG CGTTAGTCGACTTCAGCGTCTTCTCGCTTGCTATGATCCCAATGAAGTCGTCTTCTTGGGAGAAGTGTACGGATACGGGCAAAGTGCCGGTCACGGGTATCCTTATATCACCTTAGGAGGCGG GATGGCCGTGAGCAAAGCCGGTCTCGCAGCTTGGCAGCAAGTAGCCGAGAAGTGTCGCTGTCCGGCTATTGATACTCCCGATGACATGTGGATTGGGCAGTGTCTTCACCAGTCTCGTCATTCGTTAACTCACCGACCAGAATTTCATCAG GCCAAAGCGTCTGAGTACAGTCTCGGATATCTAGCTAGACAGACCCCCGTCACTTTCCATAAGCTTGATTTCGTCAACGTTGACCAGTTATATGAGAACGAGCTTAGAGACCTGTAG
- the LOC136187586 gene encoding uncharacterized protein isoform X2, producing MRPGRLALVLLLPLLQLDGALVVALPHPAASLPPRPIFPNTFTAMFHMIHNSTNSSRDGSGEWKVDYAGNKSIETYEIHNGFMDLHPIRTMFLARYDLGKEYFENNEMNSSCLMTTVNGTLPPPWTFMSTATFKEEREYHRKQLQVWEAEIQHETIPKKVMSAISNVIEVGVFSHQPDVPVTMKILSDVESITYDITKFDSELPKKESFDVPKQCET from the exons ATGAGACCGGGTAGGCTTGCATTGGTGCTGCTTCTGCCGCTGCTACAGCTCGACGGGGCCCTCGTCGTGGCTCTGCCTCATCCTGCTGCTTCTCTTCCACCTCGGCCCATATTTCCAAACACCTTCACTGCAATG TTTCATATGATACATAACTCAACAAATTCTTCTCGAGATGGCTCAG GAGAGTGGAAAGTCGACTACGCTGGTAACAAATCGATAGAAACGTACGAAATTCACAATGGTTTCATGGATTTACACCCCATCCGAACAATGTTCTTGGCTCGCTATGATTTG GGCAAGGAGTACTTCGAAAACAA CGAGATGAACAGCAGTTGTTTGATGACAACTGTCAACGGAACGTTGCCTCCACCGTGGACATTCATGAGCACAGCAACATttaaagaagaaagagaatacCATCGAAAGCAGTTGCAAGTGTGGGAAGCTGAAATACAACATGAG ACGATTCCAAAGAAAGTCATGTCTGCAATAAGCAATGTCATAGAAGTCGGCGTCTTCTCTCATCAGCCCGATGTCCCTGTTACGATGAAGATTCTGTCTGATGTTGAAAGTATCACGTACGATATCACCAAGTTTGATTCTGAGTTgccaaaaaaagaaagtttTGACGTCCCAAAGCAATGTGAAACATAA
- the LOC136187591 gene encoding DNA-directed RNA polymerase II subunit RPB11-a-like, which produces MNAPPAFESFLLLDGEKKIVMEKDTKVPNAASFIIHKEDHTLGNLLRGQLLRDPQVLFAGYKVPHPLEYRVVLRVQTVPEYSPQEAFRNAITDLTSEISLLEERFKEAAKEKREGIE; this is translated from the exons ATGAACGCTCCACCTGCTTTCgagtcttttcttcttttggaTGGCGAGAAGAA AATTGTCATGGAGAAAGACACCAAAGTTCCTAACGCCGCATCGTTTATTATCCACAAGGAAGATCACACCCTCGGAAATCTGCTCAGAGG GCAGCTGCTGAGAGATCCTCAGGTGCTCTTTGCCGGATACAAAGTTCCTCATCCACTTGAGTATCGCGTCGTGCTCAGAGTACAGACTGTGCCTGAATACAGTCCGCAGGAGGCCTTCCGCAACGCTATAACCGATCTAACAAgcgaaatttctcttctGGAAGAGAGATTCAAA GAAGCGgccaaagagaagagagaaggaATTGAATAA
- the LOC136187586 gene encoding uncharacterized protein isoform X1, translating into MRPGRLALVLLLPLLQLDGALVVALPHPAASLPPRPIFPNTFTAMFHMIHNSTNSSRDGSGEWKVDYAGNKSIETYEIHNGFMDLHPIRTMFLARYDLGKEYFENNEMNSSCLMTTVNGTLPPPWTFMSTATFKEEREYHRKQLQVWEAEIQHEVNTRNLIYLLIVCLHFVQTIPKKVMSAISNVIEVGVFSHQPDVPVTMKILSDVESITYDITKFDSELPKKESFDVPKQCET; encoded by the exons ATGAGACCGGGTAGGCTTGCATTGGTGCTGCTTCTGCCGCTGCTACAGCTCGACGGGGCCCTCGTCGTGGCTCTGCCTCATCCTGCTGCTTCTCTTCCACCTCGGCCCATATTTCCAAACACCTTCACTGCAATG TTTCATATGATACATAACTCAACAAATTCTTCTCGAGATGGCTCAG GAGAGTGGAAAGTCGACTACGCTGGTAACAAATCGATAGAAACGTACGAAATTCACAATGGTTTCATGGATTTACACCCCATCCGAACAATGTTCTTGGCTCGCTATGATTTG GGCAAGGAGTACTTCGAAAACAA CGAGATGAACAGCAGTTGTTTGATGACAACTGTCAACGGAACGTTGCCTCCACCGTGGACATTCATGAGCACAGCAACATttaaagaagaaagagaatacCATCGAAAGCAGTTGCAAGTGTGGGAAGCTGAAATACAACATGAGGTAAATACGAGGaatttgatttatttgctGATTGTGTGCCTGCACTTCGTCCAGACGATTCCAAAGAAAGTCATGTCTGCAATAAGCAATGTCATAGAAGTCGGCGTCTTCTCTCATCAGCCCGATGTCCCTGTTACGATGAAGATTCTGTCTGATGTTGAAAGTATCACGTACGATATCACCAAGTTTGATTCTGAGTTgccaaaaaaagaaagtttTGACGTCCCAAAGCAATGTGAAACATAA
- the LOC136187581 gene encoding merlin-like isoform X1 has translation MPKKVEVRVTTMDAELEFSIEGKGTGRDLFDLVVKTIGLREIWFFGLFYKDTKGIDAWLRFDKKVGGTIANSISSRRILPFSLITQVVDQDVPKESPLNFQLRVKFYPEDVAEELVQEITQHLFFLQVKQQILDMEIYCPPEAAVLLASYAVQAKYGDYDADVYQSGFLISDKLLPQRVLDQYQMSSEMWEERIVSWYAEHKGMLRDEAEMEFLKIAQDLEMYGVNYFNIKNKKGTDLWLGVDSLGLNIYEKDDRLSPKISFPWSEIRNIAFHEKRFTIKPSDKKSPEFSFFAPMLRINKLILQLCVGNHDLFMRRRKLDSMEIQQMKAQAREEKARKQLERSRLAKEKMAREEAVREKIELEKRLRYYEEEAQRANEALMKSEEMADLLSEKVHTTEQEAAMLAAKAQEAEKEIERARQAAFKSEEEKRLMEAKAKQAESLAKRVYEDAKKRTHEAELLRNKLLEARQAERSAKQKLVELTSSPGLLLDSRGESHVSDFGNADLVVREEDVEELSRQIEEERLAYMAKSRHLQGQLSQLKFDMENLKLDTMQTPEDLLHEENARKGITKYSTLEKITSGSTKARIAFFEEL, from the exons ATGCCGAAAAAAGTCGAAGTGCGCGTCACGACGATGGACGCCGAACTGGAGTTCTCGATCGAG GGCAAAGGAACGGGCCGAGATCTATTCGACTTGGTCGTAAAAACGATCGGTCTTCGCGAAATCTGGTTCTTCGGTCTCTTCTACAAGGACACGAAGGGAATCGACGCGTGGCTCCGATTCGACAAGAAGGTGGGCGGGACAATTGCTAACTCGATTTCCTCTCGCCGGATTCTACCCTTTTCATTGATTACGCAGGTCGTGGATCAAGATGTGCCCAAAGAGAGCCCGCTCAATTTTCAATTGCGCGTGAAATTCTATCCggaagacgtcgccgaagaatTGGTTCAAGAGATCACTCAGcatcttttcttcttgcaaGTCAAACAGCAGATTTTGGACATGGAGATCTATTGTCCGCCGGAAGCGGCCGTTCTTTTGGCTTCCTACGCCGTGCAGGCAAAGTATGGTGATTACGATGCTGACGTTTATCAGTCGGGATTTTTGATTTCGGATAAATTGCTTCCGCAAAGA gtgCTTGATCAATATCAAATGTCATCTGAAATGTGGGAGGAGCGAATCGTTTCTTGGTATGCAGAGCACAAGGGAATGCTGAG AGATGAAGCTGAAATGGAATTTCTCAAAATTGCTCAAGATTTGGAAATGTATGGGGTCAATTATTTCAACATAAAA aacAAAAAGGGAACGGATCTTTGGCTGGGCGTCGACTCTTTGGGTTTGAATATATATGAGAAGGACGACCGTCTGTCGccgaaaatttcttttccttggAGTGAAATAAGAAACATTGCCTTTCACGAGAAGAGA TTTACTATTAAGCCTAGTGACAAGAAATCTCCGGAGTTCTCCTTTTTTGCTCCAATGCTGCGAATTAATAAATTG ATTCTGCAACTTTGCGTTGGAAATCACGATCTGTTTATGCGCAGAAGGAAATTGGATTCTATGGAGATACAGCAAATGAAAGCTCAAGCTCGCGAAGAGAAAGCAAGAAAACAG TTGGAACGGAGTCGTTTggcaaaggagaagatgGCAAGAGAGGAAGCGGTTAGGGAAAAAATTGAGCTAGAAAAACGACTTCGTTACTATGAAGAGGAGGCACAGAGAGCCAACGAGGCGCTG ATGAAATCGGAAGAAATGGCTGATTTGCTCTCAGAAAAAGTTCATACCACTGAACAGGAAGCGGCCATGCTCGCTGCCAAGGCGCAGGAAGCAGAAAAGGAGATCGAGAGAGCAAGACAGGCGGCCTTTAAG AgtgaggaggagaagaggcTCATGGAAGCGAAAGCAAAGCAGGCGGAAAGTTTGGCCAAAAGAGTTTACGAGGACGCAAAGAAGCG AACGCACGAAGCCGAGCTTTTGCGCAACAAGCTCCTCGAGGCGCGTCAGGCAGAAAGATCAGCTAAGCAGAAACTTGTTGAATTGACCTCTTCTCCTGGACTG CTACTTGACTCGCGTGGAGAGTCTCACGTGTCTGATTTCGGGAATGCTGACTTGGTTGTGAGGGAAGAAGATGTGGAGGAACTGTCGCGGCAGATCGAGGAAGAACGTTTGGCCTACATGGCCAAGAGTCGGCATCTTCAGGGGCAGTTGTCCCAGCTCAAATTTGACATGGAG AATTTGAAATTGGATACCATGCAAACGCCCGAGGATCTTTTGCACGAGGAGAATGCTCGCAAGGGCATAACAAAGTATTCGACGCTTGAAAAG ATCACTTCTGGTTCCACCAAAGCCAGAATTGCGTTCTTTGAAGAGCTTTAA
- the LOC136187588 gene encoding uncharacterized protein translates to MLLLSVAVLSLVIAGSLSQPPPPEPTKPVLPATFEAEVGVEYHEEESQGVQFGDGYLLSDYEGNMAKEYYNLTEHEVSRFRHVMYLQRYDMERVYEVNSQEPTDCHSHNVTGHLPDFWGFVKDADYAGQRTFHERQLDCWVQRLSFGVELEVCTDAEEQENRPILFRRHTPEIEVFMEFRTFNSTQPTASSFVVPPECQEPSPTDL, encoded by the exons ATGCTGCTTctttccgtcgccgttctcaGTCTGGTCATAGCTGGCTCTCTTTCTCAGCCGCCTCCGCCGGAGCCTACTAAGCCGGTCTTGCCGGCGACTTTTGAAGCGGAG GTCGGTGTTGAGTATCACGAAGAAGAATCCCAGGGAGTCCAGTTCGGTGATG GCTATCTTCTTTCTGATTACGAAGGAAACATGGCCAAGGAATATTACAATCTAACCGAGCACGAAGTAAGTCGCTTCAGACACGTTATGTATCTTCAGCGCTACGATATG GAACGGGTATACGAAGTCAACAG TCAAGAACCCACCGACTGCCATTCGCACAACGTGACAGGTCACCTTCCTGATTTCTGGGGATTTGTCAAGGACGCTGATTACGCGGGACAGAGAACGTTTCACGAAAGACAGCTCGATTGCTGGGTCCAGCGa TTGAGTTTCGGAGTGGAGCTCGAGGTGTGCACGGACGCTGAAGAACAGGAAAACAGGCCTATTCTTTTCCGTCGTCACACGCCCGAAATTGAAGTCTTCATGGAATTCCGCACCTTCAACTCGACACAACCAACCGCGAGCAGCTTCGTAGTGCCACCGGAGTGTCAGGAACCGTCCCCGACTGATCTTTAG
- the LOC136187581 gene encoding merlin-like isoform X2 — MPKKVEVRVTTMDAELEFSIEGKGTGRDLFDLVVKTIGLREIWFFGLFYKDTKGIDAWLRFDKKVVDQDVPKESPLNFQLRVKFYPEDVAEELVQEITQHLFFLQVKQQILDMEIYCPPEAAVLLASYAVQAKYGDYDADVYQSGFLISDKLLPQRVLDQYQMSSEMWEERIVSWYAEHKGMLRDEAEMEFLKIAQDLEMYGVNYFNIKNKKGTDLWLGVDSLGLNIYEKDDRLSPKISFPWSEIRNIAFHEKRFTIKPSDKKSPEFSFFAPMLRINKLILQLCVGNHDLFMRRRKLDSMEIQQMKAQAREEKARKQLERSRLAKEKMAREEAVREKIELEKRLRYYEEEAQRANEALMKSEEMADLLSEKVHTTEQEAAMLAAKAQEAEKEIERARQAAFKSEEEKRLMEAKAKQAESLAKRVYEDAKKRTHEAELLRNKLLEARQAERSAKQKLVELTSSPGLLLDSRGESHVSDFGNADLVVREEDVEELSRQIEEERLAYMAKSRHLQGQLSQLKFDMENLKLDTMQTPEDLLHEENARKGITKYSTLEKITSGSTKARIAFFEEL; from the exons ATGCCGAAAAAAGTCGAAGTGCGCGTCACGACGATGGACGCCGAACTGGAGTTCTCGATCGAG GGCAAAGGAACGGGCCGAGATCTATTCGACTTGGTCGTAAAAACGATCGGTCTTCGCGAAATCTGGTTCTTCGGTCTCTTCTACAAGGACACGAAGGGAATCGACGCGTGGCTCCGATTCGACAAGAAG GTCGTGGATCAAGATGTGCCCAAAGAGAGCCCGCTCAATTTTCAATTGCGCGTGAAATTCTATCCggaagacgtcgccgaagaatTGGTTCAAGAGATCACTCAGcatcttttcttcttgcaaGTCAAACAGCAGATTTTGGACATGGAGATCTATTGTCCGCCGGAAGCGGCCGTTCTTTTGGCTTCCTACGCCGTGCAGGCAAAGTATGGTGATTACGATGCTGACGTTTATCAGTCGGGATTTTTGATTTCGGATAAATTGCTTCCGCAAAGA gtgCTTGATCAATATCAAATGTCATCTGAAATGTGGGAGGAGCGAATCGTTTCTTGGTATGCAGAGCACAAGGGAATGCTGAG AGATGAAGCTGAAATGGAATTTCTCAAAATTGCTCAAGATTTGGAAATGTATGGGGTCAATTATTTCAACATAAAA aacAAAAAGGGAACGGATCTTTGGCTGGGCGTCGACTCTTTGGGTTTGAATATATATGAGAAGGACGACCGTCTGTCGccgaaaatttcttttccttggAGTGAAATAAGAAACATTGCCTTTCACGAGAAGAGA TTTACTATTAAGCCTAGTGACAAGAAATCTCCGGAGTTCTCCTTTTTTGCTCCAATGCTGCGAATTAATAAATTG ATTCTGCAACTTTGCGTTGGAAATCACGATCTGTTTATGCGCAGAAGGAAATTGGATTCTATGGAGATACAGCAAATGAAAGCTCAAGCTCGCGAAGAGAAAGCAAGAAAACAG TTGGAACGGAGTCGTTTggcaaaggagaagatgGCAAGAGAGGAAGCGGTTAGGGAAAAAATTGAGCTAGAAAAACGACTTCGTTACTATGAAGAGGAGGCACAGAGAGCCAACGAGGCGCTG ATGAAATCGGAAGAAATGGCTGATTTGCTCTCAGAAAAAGTTCATACCACTGAACAGGAAGCGGCCATGCTCGCTGCCAAGGCGCAGGAAGCAGAAAAGGAGATCGAGAGAGCAAGACAGGCGGCCTTTAAG AgtgaggaggagaagaggcTCATGGAAGCGAAAGCAAAGCAGGCGGAAAGTTTGGCCAAAAGAGTTTACGAGGACGCAAAGAAGCG AACGCACGAAGCCGAGCTTTTGCGCAACAAGCTCCTCGAGGCGCGTCAGGCAGAAAGATCAGCTAAGCAGAAACTTGTTGAATTGACCTCTTCTCCTGGACTG CTACTTGACTCGCGTGGAGAGTCTCACGTGTCTGATTTCGGGAATGCTGACTTGGTTGTGAGGGAAGAAGATGTGGAGGAACTGTCGCGGCAGATCGAGGAAGAACGTTTGGCCTACATGGCCAAGAGTCGGCATCTTCAGGGGCAGTTGTCCCAGCTCAAATTTGACATGGAG AATTTGAAATTGGATACCATGCAAACGCCCGAGGATCTTTTGCACGAGGAGAATGCTCGCAAGGGCATAACAAAGTATTCGACGCTTGAAAAG ATCACTTCTGGTTCCACCAAAGCCAGAATTGCGTTCTTTGAAGAGCTTTAA
- the LOC136187585 gene encoding uncharacterized protein, producing MYNGIGLETPRGSGTNGYVQRNLSFVRNHRERMRYNADSDVKRAEEFLSRQPNKEILDHNRKRKVEVKCMELRVRLEEQGFADDEIETRIEELRKQLLSQDASKLKIKDGKSTETHELAEMNQKKNARLKAAFGIRDDYEEGSAFDQEKQKQLAAERAAKRQQEQEAREAAKKKRMELQEARELERSRGSSSLAVAKKEKQKKDREAEKLKKKRKAESSSSSESESESDSDSDDSSSSGSSSDSSSSDSDREEEMKRQRREPKSRNDSNREDRRRRSRSRSPVRRERRDYREHQDRYDSRDRDSRRRSFEEERYRDSRRKSFEEERSRGRRDSPRRRDCYRDDDRDDRRRSDERRRRDRSRSR from the exons ATGTACAACGGAATAGGTCTCGAAACGCCGCGAGGATCGGGAACGAATGGTTACGTTCAGCGCAACTTGTCGTTCGTGCGGAATCATCGCGAGCGGATGCGCTACAACGCCGATTCGGACGTCAAACGCGCCGAAGAGTTCTTGTCGCGCCAGCCGAACAAAGAGATCCTCGATCAcaatcgaaaacgaaaggtCGAAGTGAAGTGCATGGAACTGAGAGTTAGATTGGAAGAACAAGg GTTCGCCGACGATGAAATCGAGACTCGAATCGAGGAATTGAGAAAGCAACTTCTGTCCCAAGATGCGTCGAAGTTGAAAATTAAAGACGGAAA GAGTACGGAGACGCACGAGTTGGCCGAAATGAATCAGAAAAAGAACGCACGTTTGAAGGCGGCATTCGGCATCAGAGATGACTATGAAGAAGGCAGTGCTTTCGATCAGGAAAAGCAGAAGCAGCTTGCAGCAGAGCGAGCAGCAAAGAGGCAGCAGGAACAGGAAGCGAGAGAggcggcgaagaaaaaacgaatggAATTGCAAGAAGCAAGGGAACTGGAAAGGAGTCGAGGATCATCGTCGTTGGCTGTTgcaaagaaggagaagcagaagaaagaccgggaagcggagaaattgaagaagaaaagaaaggcagAGAG TTCGTCTTCCTCTGAGTCTGAGTCTGAGTCTGACTCTGACTCTGATGATAGCAGCAGTTCtggttcgtcgtcggactcGTCTTCCAGCGACTCAGATCGAGAGGAGGAAATGAAACGACAGCGCAGAGAGCCGAAGTCgagaaacgactcgaatAGAGAAgacagaaggagaag atcTCGATCTCGATCTCCCGTGAGACGCGAGAGAAGAGATTACAGGGAACATCAGGATCGCTATGATTCAAGAGATCGAGACTCAAGACGCAGAAGctttgaagaggaaagaTACAGAGACTCAAGACGCAAAAGCTtcgaagaggaaagaagCAGAGGCAGAAGAGACAgccctcgacgacgagactgTTACCGTGACGACGACCGCGACGACCGACGTAGAagcgacgagcgtcgtcgaagagacaGAAGCCGCTCTCGCTGA